A single genomic interval of Megalobrama amblycephala isolate DHTTF-2021 linkage group LG17, ASM1881202v1, whole genome shotgun sequence harbors:
- the LOC125251428 gene encoding serotransferrin-2-like: MNVLLISLLGCLVVAWPSASAQKVKWCVKTLNELKKCEHLTIKSPDLDCQLRPSIIECIRSIKNGEADAVTADGKVIYLGGPHPYRLRPIIAEKYKKECCYAVAVVKSDTNFNINELRGKTSCHSCYQSSGGWNIPIGRLIAENKITWEGPDDMPLEKAVSQFFSSSCIPGISKAQYPNLCRSCQGDCTCSQSEMCSGDVGAFQCFKNGKGQVAFVCHDAIPVSERQDYQLLCMDGSRRSVEEYKDCQLGKEPARAVLGRMDADSQEIYNVLKQIPDSDLFSSAAFGGKDLIFSDSASGLVELPKSTDSFLYLKEDYYKAMRALRDGNPPASAPYRDIQWCTISHREQTKCDKLSSHIPRMDCRRASSVEDCIKKVMRGEADFFAVDGGLVYIAGKCGLVPAMVEQYNNQNCDAGGEASSLYVVAVVRKGLGVTWNKLHGKKSCHTGLNHNAGWKVPDSAICGNKTDCTLYNFFSEGCAPGADPASNMCKLCKGSGSIVGGEQSKCKASSEELYYGYDGAFRCLAEKAGEVAFIKHSIVGDYTDGNGPDWAKDLKSDDFELICPVSPDQTFKHSEFALCNLARVPAHAVVTREDVRSDVVSLLKQAQSFIPDLFMSEGKRNLLFSDSTKCLQEITKPLEEFLTEKYIAMIERTYKTGMGEPDLVKACTMDNCMKDQRCKEYLIPIVE, encoded by the exons ATGAACGTCCTGCTCATCTCATTGCTGGGCTGCCTTG TTGTGGCATGGCCCTCAGCCAGTGCTCAAAAAGTCAAATGGTGTGTGAAAACACTGAATGAGCTGAAAAAATGTGAACACCTTACCATCAAATCACCAGATCTTGACTGTCAACTCCGGCCTTCTATAATTGAGTGCATTAGGAGCATCAAG AATGGTGAGGCAGATGCTGTAACTGCAGATGGAAAAGTTATTTACTTAGGTGGACCACATCCTTACAGACTCCGTCCTATCATTGCagagaaatataaaaaag AATGCTGTTATGCTGTGGCTGTGGTAAAGAGTGACACTAACTTCAACATCAATGAACTTCGTGGAAAGACTTCCTGCCACAGTTGTTATCAAAGTTCTGGAGGCTGGAATATACCCATTGGAAGACTGATTGCAGAAAATAAGATTACCTGGGAAGGTCCTGATGATATGCCTCTTGAGAAGG CTGTGTCACAGTTCTTCTCAAGCAGTTGCATTCCTGGAATATCAAAAGCCCAATACCCAAACCTGTGCCGGTCTTGCCAGGGTGACTGCACCTGCTCACAGAGCGAAATGTGCTCCGGTGATGTAGGAGCCTTCCA GTGCTTTAAAAATGGTAAAGGACAAGTTGCCTTTGTTTGCCATGATGCAATCCCAG TGAGTGAGAGACAGGACTACCAGCTGTTGTGCATGGATGGCAGTAGGAGAAGTGTTGAGGAGTACAAGGATTGCCAACTCGGCAAAGAGCCGGCCCGTGCTGTCCTCGGCCGAATGGATGCTGATTCACAGGAGATTTATAATGTCCTTAAACAGATTCCG GATTCAGATCTTTTCTCTTCTGCTGCTTTTGGAGGGAAAGACCTGATATTCTCAGACTCTGCATCTGGCCTGGTGGAGCTCCCAAAGAGCACAGACTCCTTCCTCTACCTGAAAGAAGATTATTATAAAGCCATGCGTGCCCTTAGAG ATGGGAACCCGCCAGCATCGGCTCCGTACCGTGACATTCAATGGTGTACTATTAGCCACAGAGAGCAAACGAAGTGTGACAAATTAAGTTCACATATTCCTCGTATGGATTGCAGAAGAGCATCATCTGTGGAAGACTGCATCAAGAAAGTCATG CGCGGAGAAGCAGATTTCTTTGCAGTTGATGGTGGCCTGGTATATATTGCTGGAAAATGTGGTCTAGTTCCAGCCATGGTTGAGCAGTATAATAACC AAAACTGTGATGCTGGTGGAG AGGCCTCCAGTCTCTATGTAGTGGCGGTTGTGCGTAAGGGCTTGGGTGTAACCTGGAATAAACTGCATGGGAAAAAGTCCTGCCACACTGGCCTGAATCACAACGCTGGTTGGAAAGTCCCAGATTCAGCCATATGTGGCAATAAAACTGACTGTACTCTCT ACAATTTCTTCAGTGAAGGCTGCGCTCCTGGTGCTGATCCTGCTTCAAACATGTGTAAACTGTGTAAAGGAAGTGGGTCGATAGTAGGAGGAGAACAGAGCAAGTGCAAAGCCTCTTCTGAGGAGTTGTATTATGGCTATGATGGGGCTTTCAG GTGTCTTGCAGAAAAAGCTGGTGAAGTTGCTTTTATCAAGCACAGTATTGTTGGGGATTACACAGATG GTAACGGACCGGACTGGGCTAAGGATCTAAAGTCAGACGACTTTGAGCTGATCTGTCCAGTATCACCAGACCAAACATTCAAACACTCTGAATTTGCTTTATGTAATCTTGCCAGAGTGCCAGCTCATGCTGTGGTCACTCGGGAAGATGTACGCAGTGATGTGGTGTCCCTTCTGAAGCAGGCTCAA AGCTTTATTCCAGACCTGTTCATGTCAGAGGGTAAAAGAAACCTCCTTTTCTCTGATTCCACTAAATGCCTTCAAGAAATTACTAAACCTCTGGAGGAATTCCTGACTGAAAAGTACATAGCCATGATTGAAAGGACCTACAAGACTGGCATGGGTGAACCAG ATCTGGTGAAGGCATGCACTATGGATAACTGCATGAAAgatcagaggtgtaaagagtacctgataCCCATagttgagtaa